The Streptomyces sp. NBC_01275 genome has a segment encoding these proteins:
- a CDS encoding RICIN domain-containing protein gives MHRRRLGRALTTFAATSAILAIPMVSAQAYDPTGGTLYQLGGEPCLKGRGNCAIYPKSAELPSGRLVASFEKSTVVTATGSADKQTLPVYKSDDHGTTWQSLSEVKAPAYLSSDPQYAKYTSNWTNPYLYVLPQDVGNLKQGTLLLASVVSGDDYYYKEHKAADPNWTPSNDGDRKDLAIALYSSTDDGATWKVENVVATGGWQGGSAGAVGQNIAAANTNHQVDPIWEPYLMVYKGKLVCYYSDENDYTGFNATTGVPTLDPANDTATDSQGQILAHKTWDGTSAAWSAPVVDVAGLTQTMGGGKTEIGGGRPGMANVVRTTDGKWLLTFEYWGGGANTRYVLADDPLKFYLGSATGTGVTSLPLDTGSHALTTNGSPVLIRLPGGRLVYNAAGSGNVWVNDSGRSDGTWKEYQTTSAAGYSRNLQYVAATGRISILNNQGTSTLKFAEVDLGHTDGAYYQLVNRKTDQVIGTGNKTNDANIGNADVPDVRLEAPGSAANADTQYWHVTSEPNGGVSLLNKSGGRAAAIWTGNATAGQKIGQWVDNSATGSWNLVKTSDGFYKLQSVKNTSLYLTGATAGAQLTLQTALTDGSQDWELVQ, from the coding sequence ATGCACAGAAGAAGGCTTGGACGAGCCCTCACCACCTTCGCGGCGACATCCGCGATCCTCGCGATACCCATGGTCAGTGCGCAGGCATACGACCCGACGGGCGGAACCCTCTACCAGCTCGGCGGCGAGCCGTGCCTGAAGGGGCGGGGCAACTGCGCGATCTACCCGAAGTCGGCGGAGCTGCCCAGCGGACGCCTGGTCGCGTCCTTCGAGAAGTCCACGGTCGTGACGGCGACCGGCAGCGCCGACAAGCAGACCCTCCCCGTCTACAAGAGCGACGACCACGGAACGACCTGGCAGTCCCTGTCGGAGGTCAAGGCTCCGGCGTATCTCTCCAGCGACCCCCAGTACGCGAAGTACACCAGCAACTGGACCAACCCCTACCTCTACGTCCTCCCGCAGGACGTCGGGAACCTGAAGCAGGGCACGCTGCTCCTCGCGAGCGTCGTGTCGGGCGACGACTACTACTACAAGGAGCACAAGGCGGCCGACCCGAACTGGACGCCGTCCAACGACGGCGACCGCAAGGACCTCGCGATCGCCCTGTACTCCAGCACCGACGACGGCGCGACCTGGAAGGTCGAGAACGTCGTCGCGACCGGCGGCTGGCAGGGCGGCAGCGCGGGCGCGGTCGGCCAGAACATCGCGGCCGCGAACACGAACCACCAGGTGGACCCCATCTGGGAGCCGTACCTGATGGTCTACAAGGGCAAGCTCGTCTGCTACTACTCCGACGAGAACGACTACACCGGCTTCAACGCGACCACCGGCGTCCCCACCCTGGACCCCGCCAACGACACCGCCACGGACTCGCAGGGCCAGATCCTCGCCCACAAGACCTGGGACGGCACCAGTGCCGCGTGGAGCGCCCCCGTCGTGGACGTCGCGGGACTGACCCAGACCATGGGCGGCGGCAAGACGGAGATCGGCGGCGGACGGCCGGGCATGGCGAACGTCGTCCGCACGACGGACGGCAAGTGGCTGCTGACCTTCGAGTACTGGGGCGGCGGAGCCAACACCCGATACGTGCTCGCCGACGACCCGCTGAAGTTCTACCTCGGCTCCGCCACGGGCACGGGCGTCACCTCACTGCCGCTCGACACCGGCTCCCACGCCCTCACCACGAACGGCAGCCCGGTCCTCATCAGGCTTCCCGGCGGGCGCCTGGTCTACAACGCGGCCGGCAGCGGCAACGTCTGGGTCAACGACAGCGGACGCAGCGACGGCACGTGGAAGGAGTACCAGACGACCTCGGCCGCCGGATACAGCCGCAACCTGCAGTACGTCGCGGCCACCGGCCGCATCTCGATCCTCAACAACCAGGGCACATCGACGCTCAAGTTCGCCGAGGTCGACCTCGGCCACACCGACGGCGCCTACTACCAGCTGGTCAACCGCAAGACCGACCAGGTGATCGGCACCGGGAACAAGACCAACGACGCCAACATCGGCAACGCGGACGTGCCCGACGTCCGGCTCGAGGCCCCCGGGTCGGCGGCGAACGCGGACACCCAGTACTGGCACGTGACGAGCGAGCCGAACGGCGGCGTGAGCCTGCTCAACAAGTCGGGCGGACGCGCGGCGGCGATCTGGACGGGCAACGCGACGGCCGGCCAGAAGATCGGCCAGTGGGTCGACAACAGCGCCACCGGCAGCTGGAACCTCGTCAAGACCAGCGACGGCTTCTACAAGCTCCAGTCCGTCAAGAACACCAGCCTGTACCTGACCGGCGCGACCGCCGGGGCACAGCTGACCCTGCAGACCGCGCTCACGGACGGCTCACAGGACTGGGAGCTCGTCCAGTAG
- a CDS encoding beta-galactosidase → MAALPARVLFGAAYYHEYQPYERPDERLKTDLDLMADAHVTVIRVGESVWSTWEPENGRFDLDWLQPVLDGAHERGISVVLGTPTYAVPPWLARQYPEITGERRTGERIGWGARQEVDFTHPAFRFHAERVIRKVVARYADHPAVIGFQVDNEPGLELFHNHGVFQRFTDHLRAKYGDVETLNREWGLVYWSHRLSTWADLWTPDGNAQPQYDVAWRAFQADQCTEFIGWQADIVREYAHPEQFVTTCISYKRPAVEDDELTDRLDIATGNAYYGMQDDLLLPDPTPDDHEQKWQTTGVWALYQTADWMFSSRQEPFLVTETNAGSIGMPWDNRPAYDGQWRQAAWALVGRGARMIEYWHWHTLHFGAETYWGGILPHTGQPGRTYAELARLGAEFEAAGPLVAGLEPDADITMVYSTPSKWLMKKYPPLSTPDGEPDPEAYHRIFDPFYRGAFDAGRQVRIVHARQLHDPRGEREGLTPQEAARRHPVLVVPGLYIAADSTLDWFAAYAEAGGHLVLGPRTGYADHEARARAERAPGRLTEAAGVSYDEFSNLLQDVHLRAAPDSPLTLPENATATQWADGLTVDDADVLAAYDHPHFGRWPAVTTRRHGAGRVTTVGTVPGRGLARALAAWMAPASRNEWRDLPESVTATTGTSPDGRRVHIVHNWSWEPKSVPAPVDLSDALDSASVPAGTALDLGRWDVRVLVATDADSAPAPEAAANRP, encoded by the coding sequence ATGGCGGCTCTGCCTGCCCGCGTCCTGTTCGGCGCCGCGTATTACCACGAGTACCAGCCTTACGAACGGCCTGACGAACGCCTCAAGACCGACCTCGACCTGATGGCCGACGCCCATGTCACGGTCATCCGGGTCGGCGAGTCGGTGTGGTCGACCTGGGAGCCGGAGAACGGGCGGTTCGACCTCGACTGGCTCCAGCCGGTGCTGGACGGCGCCCACGAGCGCGGCATCTCCGTCGTCCTCGGCACCCCGACCTATGCCGTCCCGCCGTGGCTGGCCCGCCAGTACCCGGAGATCACCGGCGAGCGGCGCACCGGTGAGCGCATCGGCTGGGGCGCCCGGCAGGAGGTCGACTTCACCCACCCCGCGTTCCGGTTCCACGCCGAGCGGGTCATCCGCAAGGTCGTCGCCCGGTACGCCGACCACCCGGCGGTCATCGGCTTCCAGGTCGACAACGAACCGGGCCTGGAGCTCTTCCACAACCACGGCGTCTTCCAGCGCTTCACCGACCACCTGCGCGCCAAGTACGGCGACGTCGAGACCCTCAACCGCGAATGGGGCCTGGTCTACTGGTCCCACCGCCTCTCCACCTGGGCCGACCTGTGGACTCCGGACGGCAACGCACAGCCGCAGTACGACGTCGCCTGGCGGGCGTTCCAGGCCGACCAGTGCACCGAGTTCATCGGCTGGCAGGCCGACATCGTCCGCGAGTACGCCCACCCCGAGCAGTTCGTCACCACCTGCATCTCCTACAAGCGGCCGGCGGTGGAGGACGACGAACTGACCGACCGGCTCGACATCGCCACGGGCAACGCGTACTACGGCATGCAGGACGATCTGCTGCTGCCCGACCCCACGCCCGACGACCACGAGCAGAAGTGGCAGACCACCGGCGTGTGGGCGCTGTACCAGACCGCCGACTGGATGTTCTCCTCCCGCCAGGAGCCGTTCCTCGTCACCGAGACCAACGCCGGCTCCATCGGCATGCCGTGGGACAACCGCCCCGCCTACGACGGACAGTGGCGCCAGGCCGCCTGGGCGCTCGTCGGCCGTGGGGCCCGCATGATCGAGTACTGGCACTGGCACACCCTGCACTTCGGTGCGGAGACCTACTGGGGCGGCATCCTGCCCCACACCGGACAGCCTGGTCGCACCTACGCCGAACTCGCCCGCTTGGGCGCGGAGTTCGAGGCCGCCGGCCCGCTGGTGGCCGGGCTCGAGCCGGACGCCGACATCACGATGGTCTACTCGACGCCGAGCAAGTGGCTCATGAAGAAGTACCCGCCGCTCTCGACCCCTGACGGCGAGCCCGACCCGGAGGCCTACCACCGCATCTTCGACCCCTTCTACCGTGGCGCGTTCGACGCCGGCCGCCAGGTCCGCATCGTCCACGCCCGCCAGCTGCACGACCCCCGCGGCGAACGGGAGGGCCTGACCCCGCAGGAGGCCGCCCGCCGTCACCCCGTCCTCGTCGTCCCGGGGCTGTACATCGCCGCCGACTCGACGCTCGACTGGTTCGCGGCCTACGCCGAGGCCGGCGGCCACCTGGTCCTCGGCCCGCGCACCGGCTACGCCGACCACGAGGCCCGCGCTCGCGCCGAGCGGGCCCCCGGGCGTCTCACCGAGGCCGCGGGCGTCAGCTACGACGAGTTCAGCAACCTCCTCCAGGACGTCCACCTCCGCGCCGCGCCCGACAGCCCGCTGACGCTTCCCGAGAACGCGACGGCGACCCAGTGGGCCGACGGCCTGACCGTCGACGACGCCGACGTGCTCGCCGCCTACGACCACCCCCACTTCGGCCGCTGGCCCGCCGTCACCACCCGCCGCCACGGTGCCGGCCGCGTCACCACCGTCGGCACCGTCCCGGGCCGCGGCCTCGCCCGGGCACTGGCCGCCTGGATGGCGCCGGCCTCCCGCAACGAGTGGCGGGACCTCCCGGAATCCGTCACCGCCACGACCGGCACGTCGCCCGACGGCCGCCGGGTCCACATCGTCCACAACTGGAGCTGGGAGCCGAAGAGCGTCCCCGCCCCGGTGGACCTCTCCGACGCCCTGGACAGCGCGTCCGTCCCCGCGGGCACGGCGCTGGACCTCGGCCGGTGGGACGTGCGCGTTCTCGTCGCCACCGACGCCGACAGCGCGCCGGCCCCCGAAGCAGCCGCCAACCGACCCTGA
- a CDS encoding carbohydrate ABC transporter permease encodes MTDPPPATAARRRSAAHRRSTPLTIAMLAVLAYFLLPLFWLLVASTKSTQDLFNSFGLWFSHAPQLLTNVKETFAQDDGVFVHWLLNTVVYAGVSAVGAALLAAAGGYGFAKFRFRGDRFGFNLVLGAVMVPATALAIPTYLLFAKAGLVNTPWAVILPSLVNPFGLYLMRVYAEDAVPDSILEAARIDGAGEARIFFRIVLRLLAPGLVTVLLFTLVATWNNYFLPLIMLNDPDLYPVTVGLSSWAAQAQNGGAGASSDMLALVVTGSLVSILPLVVAFLLLQRYWQSGLAAGGVKQ; translated from the coding sequence GTGACGGATCCGCCTCCCGCCACAGCGGCTCGGCGACGGTCCGCCGCCCACCGCCGCAGCACCCCGCTGACCATCGCCATGCTGGCCGTCCTGGCGTACTTCCTGCTGCCCCTGTTCTGGCTGCTGGTCGCCTCGACCAAGAGCACCCAGGACCTCTTCAACAGCTTCGGCCTGTGGTTCTCGCACGCCCCGCAGCTGCTGACGAACGTCAAGGAGACCTTCGCCCAGGACGACGGGGTCTTCGTGCACTGGCTGCTCAACACGGTCGTGTACGCCGGAGTCAGCGCGGTCGGTGCCGCTCTGCTCGCGGCCGCCGGCGGGTACGGCTTCGCGAAGTTCCGCTTCCGCGGCGACCGGTTCGGCTTCAACCTGGTGCTCGGCGCCGTCATGGTCCCGGCCACCGCCCTGGCGATCCCGACCTACCTGCTCTTCGCGAAGGCCGGCCTGGTCAACACCCCTTGGGCGGTCATCCTGCCCTCCCTCGTCAACCCCTTCGGCCTCTACCTCATGCGCGTCTACGCCGAGGACGCCGTCCCGGACAGCATTCTTGAGGCCGCCCGCATCGACGGGGCGGGCGAGGCCAGGATCTTCTTCCGGATCGTGCTGCGGCTGCTCGCGCCGGGCCTGGTGACGGTCCTGCTGTTCACCCTGGTGGCGACCTGGAACAACTACTTCCTGCCGCTGATCATGCTCAACGACCCCGATCTGTACCCCGTGACGGTCGGCCTCTCCTCCTGGGCCGCGCAGGCACAGAACGGCGGAGCCGGCGCCAGCAGCGACATGCTCGCGCTCGTCGTCACCGGCTCTCTTGTCTCGATCCTTCCCCTGGTCGTGGCCTTCCTCCTGCTGCAGCGCTACTGGCAGAGCGGCCTCGCCGCCGGCGGCGTCAAGCAGTAG
- a CDS encoding carbohydrate ABC transporter permease has protein sequence MVLFLLLFLAPLGYAAYLSLFQERLIGGTAFVGLDNYAQALGDPQFLHGIGRVALFFVIQVPVMLVLALAFALALDSGLLRLARVIRLGIFVPYAVPSVVAALMWGYLYGPDFGPFAQLSRKLDLPVPHFLSDGWMLGSLANIVTWEFVGYNMIILYAALRTIPEELYEAASMDGAGAWRVAWSIKLPALRPALMLTLLFSVIGSFQLFNEPKLLMSIAPDVISSSYTANLYSYTLAFTGQQLNYAATVSFLLGLVIVFVSYAVLLTANRRRTP, from the coding sequence ATGGTGCTGTTCCTTCTCCTCTTCCTCGCCCCGCTCGGCTACGCCGCCTACCTCAGCCTCTTCCAGGAACGCCTCATCGGCGGCACCGCGTTCGTCGGGCTCGACAACTACGCCCAGGCCCTCGGCGATCCGCAGTTCCTGCACGGCATCGGACGCGTCGCCCTGTTCTTCGTGATCCAGGTCCCCGTGATGCTGGTACTGGCCCTGGCGTTCGCACTCGCGCTCGACAGCGGCCTCCTGCGGCTCGCCCGGGTGATCCGGCTGGGCATCTTCGTCCCGTACGCCGTGCCCAGCGTGGTCGCCGCGCTCATGTGGGGCTACCTGTACGGCCCCGACTTCGGCCCGTTCGCCCAGCTCAGCAGGAAACTGGACCTACCGGTCCCCCACTTCCTCAGCGACGGCTGGATGCTCGGCAGCCTGGCGAACATCGTGACCTGGGAGTTCGTCGGCTACAACATGATCATCCTGTACGCCGCGCTGCGCACCATCCCCGAGGAGCTGTACGAGGCGGCCTCCATGGACGGGGCCGGCGCCTGGCGCGTCGCCTGGTCCATCAAGCTCCCCGCGCTCCGGCCGGCGCTGATGCTCACCCTGCTGTTCTCGGTGATCGGCAGCTTCCAGCTGTTCAACGAGCCGAAGCTGTTGATGAGCATCGCCCCGGACGTGATCAGCAGCTCCTACACCGCCAACCTCTACTCCTACACGCTCGCCTTCACCGGCCAGCAGCTCAACTACGCGGCCACGGTGTCCTTCCTCCTCGGCCTCGTCATCGTGTTCGTCTCCTATGCCGTCCTGCTCACCGCGAACCGCCGGAGGACACCGTGA
- a CDS encoding ABC transporter substrate-binding protein codes for MSGRPSSPSLSSMSRRLFLTTTGAVSLGVTLAACGGSDSGGSPASSKQVSQADIDKAMKTPTELTFWTWVPNIDKEVALFEAKYPAVKVKVVNAGQGTPQYTKLRTALKAGSGAPDMVQIEYQAIPTFTITNSLLDLRPYGASALKDKFVDWTWQQVGGSNGEVWAIPQDTGPLGMLYRKDIFDKHGIQVPTTWDEFAAAARKLHKADPDVYLTNLASSQVAAWHGLLWQAGAKPYVMSGKSDITIGVDDAVSRKLGAYWGGLAQEGVVSTDPDFTDGWYAGFNKGKYATWITAAWGPAFLSGSAKATAGKWRAAPLPQWDASKPSSGNWGGSTTAVIRSTKNPIAAAMFAQFLNSDPASAKMFATEQFFFPATKALLADATFTGDAPAFYGGQKVNQVFADISSTVNSSFQWPPFLDQAATDWTETVGKSLADKTDTVRALGAWQSRLTSYAKNQGFTVKTP; via the coding sequence ATGTCCGGCCGCCCCTCCTCCCCCTCCCTCTCCTCGATGAGCCGTCGGCTGTTCCTCACCACGACGGGCGCCGTGTCGCTCGGCGTCACCCTCGCCGCGTGCGGCGGCAGCGACTCCGGCGGGTCGCCCGCATCCTCCAAGCAGGTCAGCCAGGCCGACATCGACAAGGCGATGAAGACGCCGACCGAGCTGACGTTCTGGACCTGGGTCCCGAACATCGACAAGGAGGTCGCGCTCTTCGAGGCGAAGTACCCGGCCGTCAAGGTCAAGGTCGTCAACGCTGGCCAGGGCACCCCCCAGTACACCAAGCTGCGCACGGCGTTGAAGGCCGGCAGCGGCGCCCCGGACATGGTGCAGATCGAGTACCAGGCCATCCCCACCTTCACGATCACCAACAGCCTGCTCGACCTGCGCCCTTACGGCGCCTCCGCGCTCAAGGACAAGTTCGTCGACTGGACGTGGCAACAGGTCGGCGGCAGCAACGGCGAGGTCTGGGCCATCCCCCAGGACACCGGACCGCTCGGCATGCTGTACCGCAAGGACATCTTCGACAAGCACGGCATCCAGGTCCCCACGACCTGGGACGAGTTCGCCGCCGCGGCCCGCAAGCTGCACAAGGCCGACCCCGACGTCTACCTGACCAACCTCGCGTCCAGCCAGGTCGCCGCCTGGCACGGCCTGCTGTGGCAGGCGGGCGCCAAGCCGTACGTGATGTCCGGCAAGAGCGACATCACCATCGGCGTCGACGACGCCGTCTCCAGGAAGCTCGGCGCGTACTGGGGCGGCCTGGCGCAGGAAGGGGTCGTCAGCACCGACCCGGACTTCACCGACGGCTGGTACGCCGGGTTCAACAAGGGCAAGTACGCCACCTGGATCACCGCGGCCTGGGGACCGGCCTTCCTCTCCGGCTCCGCCAAGGCCACCGCGGGCAAGTGGCGAGCCGCCCCCCTCCCGCAGTGGGACGCGTCGAAGCCGAGCTCGGGCAACTGGGGCGGCTCGACCACCGCCGTCATCCGCTCGACCAAGAACCCCATCGCGGCGGCGATGTTCGCGCAGTTCCTCAACAGCGACCCGGCCAGCGCGAAGATGTTCGCGACCGAGCAGTTCTTCTTCCCGGCGACCAAGGCCCTGCTCGCGGACGCCACGTTCACCGGGGACGCGCCCGCCTTCTACGGCGGCCAGAAGGTCAACCAGGTCTTCGCCGACATCAGCTCCACCGTCAACTCCTCTTTCCAGTGGCCCCCGTTCCTCGACCAGGCGGCGACCGACTGGACCGAGACCGTCGGCAAGTCCCTCGCCGACAAGACCGACACCGTCCGCGCGCTCGGCGCCTGGCAGTCGCGGCTCACCTCGTACGCCAAGAACCAGGGCTTCACCGTCAAGACGCCGTGA
- a CDS encoding LacI family DNA-binding transcriptional regulator, with protein MTRGTARSGSTSAPRSVDVARLAGVSQKTVSRVFNDEQYVSAEVRRRVLEASEELGYRRNNAARALASGRTRSIGVVTLGTALYGPTSLLMGVERVVRDTGYALRVVNTMEGDPAGVAGAVDSLLDQGVDGIVISEPIDEDGIEGADGDTSLRIDVPVLVLGAPPPVSAPIVLTAGGGADLMAHTATEHLLDLGHSTVHHLAGPQRWYAARDRLGGWRATLTAHGRAVPPAVEGDWSAASGYRAGRELAEDSDVTAVFAANDDMAIGLIRALTEAGRRVPEDVSVVGFDDIPVAAYVSPPLTTVRQPFDTVAQEGLKRLVHAIENPGADALPPSDPPVDLVIRASTAPPPSRTTPAHGRRTASRSLGGPARPPLPNGGPSSPH; from the coding sequence ATGACGCGAGGGACAGCACGGAGCGGCAGCACCTCGGCTCCGCGCAGCGTGGACGTGGCCCGCCTGGCCGGGGTCTCCCAGAAGACGGTTTCAAGAGTCTTCAACGACGAGCAGTACGTCTCCGCCGAGGTCCGCCGACGCGTCCTCGAAGCCTCCGAAGAGCTCGGCTACCGGCGTAACAACGCCGCCCGGGCACTGGCCTCCGGTCGCACCCGCTCCATCGGCGTGGTGACACTGGGCACGGCCTTGTACGGCCCCACCTCCCTGCTCATGGGTGTCGAGCGGGTCGTCCGGGACACGGGCTACGCGCTGCGCGTGGTCAACACGATGGAAGGCGACCCGGCGGGCGTGGCCGGTGCCGTGGACTCGCTCCTCGATCAGGGCGTGGACGGCATCGTCATCTCCGAACCGATCGACGAGGACGGTATCGAAGGAGCCGACGGAGACACTTCCCTCCGCATCGACGTTCCGGTCCTCGTCCTCGGCGCGCCACCGCCTGTCTCCGCACCCATCGTGCTGACCGCCGGAGGCGGCGCCGACCTGATGGCCCACACCGCCACCGAGCACCTGCTGGACCTCGGCCATTCGACGGTCCACCACCTGGCCGGTCCACAGCGGTGGTACGCCGCCCGGGACCGCCTCGGGGGATGGCGGGCGACGCTGACCGCCCACGGCAGGGCCGTACCGCCGGCCGTCGAGGGCGACTGGTCAGCCGCGTCCGGATACCGAGCGGGACGCGAACTGGCCGAAGACAGTGACGTCACCGCGGTGTTCGCCGCCAACGACGACATGGCGATCGGCCTGATCCGCGCCCTGACCGAGGCCGGACGACGGGTGCCGGAGGACGTCAGCGTGGTCGGCTTCGACGACATTCCGGTCGCCGCCTATGTGAGTCCTCCCCTCACCACGGTGCGGCAGCCGTTCGACACCGTGGCGCAGGAGGGACTCAAGCGTCTGGTGCATGCCATCGAGAACCCGGGCGCAGATGCTTTACCGCCGAGCGACCCACCGGTCGACCTCGTCATCCGCGCCTCGACCGCGCCACCGCCGAGCCGGACGACCCCGGCTCATGGCCGGCGTACCGCCTCCCGTTCCCTCGGGGGCCCGGCCCGTCCGCCGCTCCCGAACGGAGGCCCGTCCTCCCCTCACTGA
- a CDS encoding site-specific integrase, translating to MADIKWDLGRFGKLHVRHGKGARGSGPRERMVPLINGADRTLRWFIEDVWGQFDDDHTRAGAPLFPSERKDADGTSRRVGDDALRNGLAAAAKAHLPAWADTLTPHVLRHFCASELYLGGLDLLGIQEVLGHSWIATTMRYIHVQQTRVEDAWVSGQQRAAKRLGGLMG from the coding sequence TTGGCTGACATCAAGTGGGATCTGGGCCGCTTCGGCAAGCTTCACGTGCGCCACGGCAAGGGCGCCCGCGGCTCGGGTCCGCGTGAGCGGATGGTGCCACTGATCAACGGTGCCGACCGCACGCTGCGGTGGTTCATCGAGGACGTCTGGGGCCAGTTCGACGACGACCACACCCGAGCGGGTGCCCCGCTGTTCCCGTCCGAGCGTAAGGACGCCGATGGTACCTCGCGCCGCGTCGGCGACGACGCCTTGCGCAACGGCCTGGCTGCCGCGGCGAAGGCCCATCTGCCTGCCTGGGCCGACACGCTCACGCCGCACGTCCTGCGGCACTTCTGCGCGTCCGAGCTCTACCTCGGAGGACTTGATCTGCTCGGGATCCAAGAGGTCCTCGGTCACTCGTGGATCGCGACGACGATGCGGTACATCCACGTCCAGCAGACCCGGGTCGAGGACGCCTGGGTGTCCGGGCAGCAGCGGGCCGCGAAGCGGCTGGGAGGACTGATGGGATGA
- a CDS encoding aminoglycoside phosphotransferase family protein, translated as MAAGRAADPRPAIDAALARHLVDTQFPQWAELPLKRLDPAGSDHVIYRLGEDLSVRLPRHAGAIRQAMKESEWLPRLAPHLPLAIPVPAGVGEPDFGYPWPWAVSRWLDGDVATAEALADSSRAAVQLAEFLTALQAFIPEDFPVEDAREELTGRPLTDRDRATRAAIAEVDGAFDAAAMTELWDAALSAPGWDGPPVWFHGDFHTGNLLTVAGRLSAVIDFGELGIGDPACDLTIAFTLMSAGSRAVFRATLGVDDATWTRGRGWALATGLNAYTSYAAVNPRVAAQTTRQITEALIG; from the coding sequence TTGGCAGCCGGGAGAGCCGCGGACCCCCGCCCCGCGATCGATGCCGCACTGGCCAGGCACCTGGTCGATACGCAGTTCCCGCAGTGGGCCGAGCTGCCTCTCAAACGGCTCGACCCGGCCGGTTCGGACCATGTGATCTACCGGCTGGGCGAGGACCTGTCCGTCCGGCTGCCCCGCCATGCGGGTGCCATCAGACAGGCCATGAAGGAGTCCGAGTGGCTTCCCAGGCTCGCCCCGCACCTGCCGTTGGCCATCCCGGTACCGGCGGGGGTGGGTGAGCCCGACTTCGGCTATCCGTGGCCGTGGGCGGTGTCCCGCTGGCTGGACGGCGATGTGGCGACTGCTGAGGCACTGGCTGACTCGTCCCGGGCTGCCGTCCAACTGGCGGAGTTCCTCACCGCTCTTCAGGCGTTTATTCCCGAGGACTTCCCCGTCGAGGACGCTCGCGAGGAGCTCACCGGTCGGCCGCTGACCGACCGGGACCGCGCGACGCGAGCCGCTATCGCGGAGGTCGACGGTGCGTTCGACGCCGCGGCCATGACCGAGCTGTGGGATGCGGCGCTGAGCGCCCCCGGATGGGATGGCCCGCCGGTCTGGTTCCACGGCGACTTCCACACCGGCAACCTGCTGACCGTCGCCGGCCGCCTCAGCGCGGTCATCGACTTCGGCGAGCTCGGCATCGGCGACCCGGCCTGCGACCTGACCATCGCCTTCACCCTGATGTCTGCCGGGAGCCGGGCGGTTTTCCGCGCCACGCTCGGTGTCGACGACGCCACCTGGACCCGGGGCCGCGGCTGGGCCCTGGCCACCGGCCTGAACGCCTACACCTCCTACGCCGCCGTCAATCCCCGGGTCGCCGCGCAGACCACCCGCCAGATCACCGAGGCTTTGATCGGCTGA
- a CDS encoding recombinase family protein, whose amino-acid sequence MTAPQQPSASDRSDADDVEQHACPKCDAQPGSPCRSRGGAVASAYHTRRLTQAPRLKKALRVPTPADRGPGRPWRPGTPPPAPIDPDLPSADIRIGYARCSTLGQELDSQLDALSKHGIPRDKIFSEKIGTRVRVRPRFEEALRTAREVKAHAPHCRVIFTVYEMKRLGRDAAELTALADHLTAHGLALEMLAGPLPGVYDPTGPGKLLFAFFAAMAETERENIREATLEGLDTAARKGKHGGRPPVITDDMLHTVLHRRANGESVEQIQPDLIIPTGKRKGQNPSVASIYRALAEHAKRKAYPQAVEQAHADFAALQADQVPDPTSLSLTERHSDYRELLVTSP is encoded by the coding sequence ATGACGGCCCCTCAGCAGCCCTCCGCGTCCGACCGGTCGGACGCGGACGACGTCGAACAGCACGCCTGTCCGAAGTGTGATGCTCAGCCCGGCTCGCCGTGCCGCTCGCGCGGCGGCGCGGTCGCCTCCGCCTACCACACCCGCCGCCTCACCCAGGCGCCCCGGCTGAAGAAGGCGCTGCGCGTGCCGACTCCGGCCGACCGCGGACCGGGCCGGCCGTGGCGGCCGGGCACCCCGCCGCCGGCGCCGATCGACCCGGACCTGCCGAGCGCGGACATCCGCATCGGCTACGCCCGCTGCTCGACCCTCGGGCAGGAACTCGACTCCCAGCTCGACGCGCTCAGCAAGCACGGCATCCCGAGGGACAAGATCTTCAGCGAGAAGATCGGCACCCGCGTCCGGGTCCGCCCCCGATTCGAGGAGGCGCTCCGCACGGCTCGGGAGGTCAAGGCGCACGCCCCGCACTGCCGCGTCATCTTCACCGTGTACGAGATGAAGCGGCTCGGCCGCGACGCCGCCGAGCTGACCGCGCTCGCCGACCATCTCACCGCCCACGGCCTGGCCCTGGAGATGCTCGCCGGGCCCCTGCCCGGCGTCTACGACCCCACCGGGCCGGGCAAGCTGCTGTTCGCGTTCTTCGCGGCGATGGCGGAGACGGAGCGGGAGAACATCCGGGAGGCGACGCTGGAGGGGCTCGACACTGCGGCCCGCAAGGGCAAGCACGGCGGCCGGCCGCCGGTCATCACCGACGACATGCTCCACACCGTGCTGCACCGGAGGGCGAACGGCGAGTCCGTCGAGCAGATCCAGCCCGACCTGATCATCCCCACCGGCAAGCGCAAGGGCCAGAACCCCTCCGTCGCGAGCATCTACCGGGCGCTCGCCGAGCACGCCAAGCGCAAGGCGTACCCGCAGGCGGTCGAGCAGGCACACGCCGACTTCGCCGCCCTTCAGGCCGACCAAGTCCCCGACCCCACCTCGCTGTCCCTGACCGAGCGTCACTCTGATTACAGAGAGCTACTCGTCACTTCGCCGTAG